The following are encoded together in the Halococcus salifodinae DSM 8989 genome:
- a CDS encoding phage integrase SAM-like domain-containing protein: MVRIDAVIEDFLTDKGKGQRGESGNYRQDADRELGRFIDFLADHEDVVTTFEKLDSGHLREYARHLARQGWTAGTVRTYYAYISAFCGWGVREGHLPENVAQRRNATEPIPDNGGHQSGDQQAWSAEDRQQLTTFVDEQASTAIDDVGENREAVIKACRDRAL; encoded by the coding sequence GTGGTCCGCATCGACGCCGTCATTGAGGACTTCCTGACGGACAAGGGGAAAGGTCAGCGCGGCGAGAGCGGGAACTACCGCCAGGATGCAGATCGGGAGCTCGGCCGGTTCATCGACTTCCTCGCTGATCACGAGGACGTCGTGACGACGTTCGAGAAGCTTGACTCGGGCCACCTCCGCGAGTACGCGCGCCACCTCGCCCGCCAGGGCTGGACCGCGGGAACAGTGCGCACCTACTATGCATACATCTCGGCGTTCTGTGGCTGGGGAGTTCGCGAAGGTCATCTCCCTGAGAACGTCGCCCAGCGGCGCAACGCGACCGAGCCGATTCCCGACAATGGCGGTCACCAGAGCGGCGACCAGCAGGCGTGGTCCGCCGAGGATCGCCAACAGCTCACCACGTTCGTCGACGAGCAGGCTAGCACCGCGATCGACGATGTCGGCGAAAATCGAGAGGCAGTGATCAAAGCCTGCCGTGACCGCGCGCTGG
- a CDS encoding transcriptional regulator FilR1 domain-containing protein — MSALDNTQEIVSSLPPATALSTTFLKGADVHPADPAGPEAALQPAVDLLADAKRLLGLAPVKISLYVDLICEHATANNLSAEIIVEEGTLQPLLRKDEKRLRELAADGQIEILVSDEVLRYALWWMKSSQQTVAGATVYGDGGIKGLMLNSAPEAVEWAQNEYERRREAAENRPIDELLDG, encoded by the coding sequence GTGAGCGCCCTCGATAACACACAGGAAATCGTCTCCAGTTTGCCCCCTGCCACAGCGCTGAGCACGACCTTTCTCAAAGGAGCTGACGTTCACCCGGCCGATCCTGCGGGACCCGAAGCTGCGCTTCAACCAGCCGTCGATCTCTTAGCGGACGCGAAGCGCTTGCTCGGACTCGCTCCCGTCAAGATTTCGTTGTACGTCGACCTGATCTGCGAACACGCGACGGCGAATAACCTCTCCGCCGAGATCATCGTCGAAGAAGGCACGCTGCAACCACTCTTGCGAAAGGACGAGAAACGACTCCGGGAACTCGCCGCGGATGGCCAGATAGAGATACTCGTTAGCGACGAAGTCCTCCGATATGCACTCTGGTGGATGAAGTCCTCCCAACAGACCGTCGCTGGTGCAACGGTCTACGGAGACGGCGGTATCAAAGGCCTCATGCTCAATTCCGCGCCGGAGGCTGTCGAGTGGGCTCAAAACGAATACGAACGCCGACGCGAAGCGGCCGAAAACAGGCCGATCGACGAACTTCTCGACGGGTAG
- a CDS encoding UbiA family prenyltransferase → MFTDSIISGFNECLAMASHHGTPTATSTSSSTPSVQLFRDFVTINRLPETIGYNLAYLGVGVGLATTSRGLTSLGSNWDLLLVGFLAAMLSKMQASVADVIHDRDLDRENPEKSRIPDALDRLSIKGSMTILAAELIGGMSLWGWISVSMHAPVYLGFGAATCLLGFVYTYPPRIKERGLFNHLTTTAVDVGYVAVFFFIAGGSIVGGQEIAVLAVVFLYAFGYHVAHQAADTYYDRIYGISTFTQMLGVRRSVLFAGVSTALAALINIYYGLFLAGGMLLLFTLCYSYIALRIRNTEPKVQSDRVSRWFSIGLWATVMNSSMVLDLALL, encoded by the coding sequence TTGTTCACAGATAGTATAATATCCGGTTTCAACGAATGCCTTGCTATGGCTTCACACCATGGGACTCCGACCGCTACCTCTACGTCCAGTTCCACACCTTCGGTTCAGTTGTTCCGTGATTTCGTGACGATCAACCGCCTCCCCGAGACGATCGGCTACAACCTCGCGTATCTCGGTGTTGGCGTTGGTCTCGCAACGACGTCGCGTGGGCTCACGTCGCTCGGTTCGAACTGGGACCTGCTTTTGGTGGGCTTTCTCGCCGCCATGCTCTCAAAGATGCAAGCGTCCGTCGCGGACGTGATCCACGACCGCGACCTCGATCGGGAGAACCCGGAGAAATCCCGCATCCCCGACGCACTCGACCGACTGAGTATCAAGGGGTCGATGACAATCCTTGCCGCCGAGCTGATCGGTGGTATGTCCCTTTGGGGCTGGATCTCGGTTTCCATGCATGCGCCCGTGTACCTCGGGTTCGGCGCGGCGACGTGTCTGTTAGGGTTCGTCTACACCTACCCGCCGAGGATCAAAGAACGAGGGCTGTTTAATCATCTGACTACCACCGCCGTGGACGTCGGGTACGTAGCGGTCTTCTTTTTCATCGCTGGTGGATCCATCGTTGGGGGACAGGAAATCGCGGTGCTGGCTGTCGTGTTCCTGTACGCCTTTGGCTACCACGTTGCCCACCAAGCAGCGGACACCTACTACGATCGGATCTACGGCATTTCGACGTTTACTCAGATGCTCGGTGTTCGACGGAGCGTGTTGTTCGCGGGCGTTTCGACGGCGCTTGCCGCGCTTATCAATATCTACTACGGGTTGTTTCTGGCTGGGGGGATGTTATTGCTCTTCACCCTCTGTTATTCATATATTGCTCTCCGAATACGGAACACCGAACCGAAGGTGCAATCCGATCGCGTTTCTCGCTGGTTCAGCATTGGCCTCTGGGCTACGGTAATGAACTCCTCGATGGTGCTTGACCTCGCACTGCTGTGA
- a CDS encoding flavin-containing monooxygenase, protein MRQRVRPRRPDDTYCSTKDEVADYLETYAATFELPVCLETTVEALGQQDGHYVVETEQEARQVTAENVVVATGAFATPNVPAFGDELDPTITQFHSTAYRNPEQVSEGAALVVGAGNAGAEIATDLAATGRRTFLSGRKTGSIPLSVFNSRPFWWLGRDVITADSWLCKKIEQRSRARGDPLVRLTERKIQQAGVERVARTQGVKDGKPVLDGERPLGVASVVWATGFQPDYGWIDLPRLRFDGGGYPVHDRGVVPAQPGLYFIGLPYQSTLVSASLGGVGADARYVVDHLRTN, encoded by the coding sequence CTGCGACAACGAGTTCGGCCTCGACGACCAGACGACACATATTGTTCGACAAAAGACGAGGTGGCCGACTACCTCGAAACGTATGCCGCGACGTTCGAGCTTCCAGTGTGTCTCGAAACGACCGTCGAAGCCCTCGGTCAGCAGGACGGACACTACGTGGTCGAGACCGAACAGGAGGCTCGGCAAGTCACCGCCGAGAACGTCGTGGTGGCGACCGGCGCGTTCGCTACCCCGAACGTACCGGCGTTCGGCGACGAACTCGATCCGACTATCACGCAGTTCCATTCGACCGCCTACCGCAATCCCGAACAGGTTTCTGAGGGGGCTGCGCTCGTCGTCGGTGCTGGCAACGCCGGAGCCGAGATCGCTACCGATCTAGCGGCGACGGGCCGACGAACGTTCCTCTCCGGACGAAAAACCGGCTCGATCCCGCTCAGCGTCTTCAACAGCCGTCCGTTCTGGTGGTTGGGGCGCGACGTCATCACCGCGGACTCGTGGCTCTGTAAGAAGATCGAGCAGCGGAGCCGCGCACGCGGCGACCCACTGGTTCGACTCACTGAGCGGAAGATACAACAGGCGGGTGTCGAGCGGGTCGCCCGGACGCAGGGCGTCAAGGACGGTAAGCCTGTACTCGACGGGGAGCGCCCTCTTGGTGTGGCAAGCGTGGTCTGGGCAACGGGATTCCAGCCCGATTACGGATGGATCGACCTCCCGCGACTCCGATTCGATGGGGGCGGCTACCCGGTTCACGACCGTGGCGTCGTCCCGGCACAACCCGGACTGTATTTCATCGGCCTGCCGTACCAATCGACGCTCGTTTCGGCCTCCCTCGGTGGTGTCGGGGCGGACGCCCGGTACGTCGTCGACCACCTTCGTACCAACTGA
- a CDS encoding twin-arginine translocation signal domain-containing protein produces MSEKDRADETAEAENHSSVNRRRFVKALGATGAAVGFSGMASADESEWVSASKKRIERLRQAPRVASLRKELNGLKITSNNTLFNDFESDGTGLTATKVTTHSGTLWFGETDEGNTTARFDFDTNPDLNSDRDRLPRQYRDIPDEVEAALIAKHNDVIFRRSATESEHRAIAEATGLETQNSVAATGSDIDGYYIMSRDPDSPVEYRVTVIGAAESSMTGEIDHADLVVDSVQKVTDETDKINAQAKCVTPCAACVVSVAGNCVPCYFTCAGSPTGIGAIACVYCLKVRCQLATGGLCVICLDCAEKNGYI; encoded by the coding sequence ATGTCCGAGAAAGACAGAGCGGACGAGACGGCAGAGGCAGAGAACCACAGTTCAGTGAATCGACGGCGGTTCGTCAAAGCACTCGGTGCTACCGGTGCCGCTGTTGGATTTTCAGGAATGGCATCGGCGGACGAATCGGAATGGGTTTCTGCTAGTAAGAAGCGAATCGAACGCCTCCGGCAGGCCCCTCGGGTTGCATCTCTTCGGAAAGAGCTGAACGGCCTCAAAATCACTTCCAACAATACACTATTTAATGACTTCGAAAGTGATGGGACTGGACTCACAGCAACAAAGGTAACGACTCACAGCGGAACACTCTGGTTCGGCGAGACAGATGAGGGTAATACAACAGCACGGTTCGATTTCGACACCAACCCCGACCTCAACAGCGACCGGGACCGGCTGCCTCGTCAGTACCGAGACATTCCTGACGAGGTTGAGGCCGCTCTCATAGCGAAACATAATGATGTGATTTTCCGTCGTAGTGCGACTGAGAGCGAACATCGCGCTATTGCCGAAGCAACAGGCCTTGAAACTCAAAATTCAGTCGCTGCAACAGGGAGCGATATAGATGGATACTACATTATGTCGCGCGATCCCGATTCGCCGGTAGAGTACCGAGTCACTGTTATAGGCGCGGCAGAGTCCAGCATGACGGGCGAAATCGACCATGCGGATCTCGTGGTCGATTCGGTACAGAAAGTAACCGATGAGACGGATAAAATCAATGCACAGGCGAAGTGTGTCACTCCTTGTGCAGCCTGCGTAGTGAGTGTCGCTGGCAACTGTGTTCCATGCTATTTCACTTGTGCCGGTTCTCCAACTGGTATAGGTGCAATCGCATGCGTCTATTGTCTCAAAGTGAGATGTCAACTCGCAACCGGTGGTCTATGCGTGATCTGTTTAGACTGTGCCGAGAAAAACGGATACATCTGA
- a CDS encoding IS4 family transposase, which produces MDRWLHILGQELRYLLPPRSVREHARATDLVERDRFIDAFPFFWSFTFGTTQSNGSLAAVQDLYKAFTNDSVAYSSIQQWVTAELTELLGDICGYISVELGQTESALEGRFERFRDVFISDGTICTLSAESFEEFPGLGDDHAGAKLHVIESLASRAPVFSSITDARTQETTQLQIGDWVEDSLVLFDLGYLDYARLARIDRNGGWFVSRLNVDANPEIIDELRTWCGDTIDLEGSHLQEVLPDLYRQIIDSTGTVGADQDDPHLPYDVRVVGVRHENDEDDHRTEEVEADHDYHLV; this is translated from the coding sequence ATGGATCGATGGCTCCATATCCTCGGCCAAGAACTCCGGTATCTGCTTCCGCCACGGTCGGTGCGCGAGCACGCTCGCGCTACCGACCTCGTTGAACGCGACCGATTCATCGACGCTTTTCCGTTCTTCTGGTCGTTCACGTTCGGCACTACCCAATCCAACGGGTCTCTCGCTGCCGTTCAAGACCTCTACAAGGCTTTCACCAACGATTCCGTTGCGTATTCGTCCATTCAGCAGTGGGTTACAGCTGAACTCACCGAGCTACTTGGAGACATCTGCGGCTACATCAGCGTCGAGCTTGGACAAACAGAATCAGCGCTCGAAGGCCGCTTCGAGCGCTTCCGAGATGTCTTCATCTCGGATGGGACCATCTGTACGCTCTCTGCGGAATCCTTCGAGGAGTTCCCCGGATTAGGTGACGATCACGCTGGAGCGAAGCTCCACGTGATCGAGTCGCTCGCCTCGCGAGCTCCGGTCTTTTCGTCGATCACTGACGCTCGCACCCAAGAAACCACGCAGCTCCAGATCGGTGACTGGGTCGAAGATTCTCTGGTCCTATTCGATCTCGGTTACCTCGACTACGCGAGATTGGCACGGATTGACCGCAATGGCGGCTGGTTCGTGAGCCGACTCAACGTCGACGCAAACCCTGAGATCATCGATGAGCTCCGAACCTGGTGTGGTGATACGATCGATCTGGAGGGCAGCCACCTCCAGGAGGTGCTGCCCGACCTCTATCGGCAGATTATCGATTCAACGGGGACGGTCGGTGCGGATCAGGACGATCCGCACCTTCCCTACGATGTTCGAGTCGTCGGCGTCCGCCACGAAAATGACGAGGACGATCACCGGACGGAGGAGGTCGAGGCCGATCACGACTATCACCTCGTATGA
- a CDS encoding IS110 family transposase, giving the protein MFLGIDLHDHEAQVAVVDDDGNLQEEIRLPTNRLDELAEEYAGGEAAIEASSHYRAAYEMLDEHLDVTVANPSENRVIADATVKTDRLDAKRLAHLLHTGWIAESYVPEDEIRELRDLARARRSLVKERTAEKNRVRAVLKRTNNTYDSELFGPTGREFLAELSLSSPDRTIIEAHLAVIDELDEQMEMLEEKIERRVLESPAAQLLLTIPGVGQTTAAVIVAELGEIDRFDTDKEVVNYAGLDPMVHQSGETEIHGSISKKGPGALRWALVESARIAVRCEEYFGNFYTRLKQKKNDQIAIVATARKLLVSVFYMLKRNEPFDPPEAAT; this is encoded by the coding sequence ATGTTCTTGGGAATCGACCTTCACGACCACGAAGCGCAAGTTGCCGTCGTGGACGACGACGGCAACTTGCAAGAGGAGATTCGCCTACCAACCAACCGACTCGACGAACTCGCCGAAGAGTACGCTGGCGGTGAGGCGGCTATCGAGGCATCGAGTCATTACCGCGCCGCCTACGAGATGCTCGACGAGCATCTCGACGTGACGGTAGCGAACCCATCAGAGAACCGGGTGATCGCCGATGCGACAGTCAAGACTGACCGTCTTGATGCCAAACGGCTCGCACACCTGCTTCACACTGGGTGGATAGCCGAGAGTTACGTGCCAGAGGACGAGATCCGCGAACTGCGGGATCTCGCCCGAGCACGCAGGTCGCTCGTCAAGGAACGGACTGCGGAGAAAAACCGCGTCAGGGCGGTCCTCAAGCGGACCAACAACACCTACGACAGCGAATTGTTCGGTCCTACCGGACGAGAGTTCCTGGCGGAACTCTCTCTGAGCAGTCCTGATCGAACGATTATTGAGGCCCATCTGGCCGTGATCGACGAACTGGATGAGCAGATGGAGATGCTGGAAGAGAAGATCGAACGGCGAGTGTTGGAATCGCCAGCAGCGCAGCTGCTGCTGACGATTCCGGGAGTTGGGCAGACGACGGCTGCGGTGATCGTGGCGGAGTTGGGTGAGATCGATCGGTTCGACACTGACAAGGAGGTAGTGAATTACGCAGGGCTGGATCCGATGGTGCATCAGTCGGGTGAGACGGAGATCCATGGGAGTATCAGCAAGAAGGGCCCAGGCGCGTTGCGCTGGGCCCTGGTAGAGTCGGCGCGGATTGCGGTGCGGTGTGAGGAGTACTTCGGGAATTTCTATACGCGGTTGAAACAGAAGAAGAACGATCAGATCGCAATCGTAGCAACGGCTCGGAAGCTCCTGGTATCGGTCTTCTACATGCTGAAGCGAAACGAGCCATTCGATCCACCGGAGGCAGCCACGTAA